From a single Porites lutea chromosome 10, jaPorLute2.1, whole genome shotgun sequence genomic region:
- the LOC140950364 gene encoding uncharacterized protein: MIESEDERWSSEPEDNQEQILKETHPSVHGSPFLAHNPDTVGTFPVPPDPAEHGSSHGQTSLSGYLPPHVDSQHHSSPDIHTHHHSTPSTIFTPERSWRYPYLRGSGLSTVTHGESHLECLFVNETAAALQRNTRPSTHDAARPVYGQETVRPIPLRQYRAVGERSLRTEESTRKRKAQQTTEGDEGPPPKKRKIA, encoded by the exons ATGATCGAATCTGAAGATGAAAGATGGTCTTCTGAACCAGAAGACAATCAGGAGCAG ATTTTGAAAGAGACTCACCCCAGTGTTCACGGCTCACCATTCTTGGCTCATAATCCCGACACCGTAGGAACATTCCCGGTGCCTCCCGATCCTGCTG AGCACGGATCGAGCCACGGTCAGACATCCCTCAGTGGATACCTCCCTCCTCATGTTGATTCACAGCATCACTCCTCACCTGATATCCACACCCATCATCACAGTACCCCGTCCACCATCTTTACACCTGAAAGGTCCTGGAGATATCCCTACCTCAGAGGATCAGGTCTATCTACAGTTACACATGGCGAGTCCCATTTGGAATGTTTGTTCGTTAATGAG ACTGCGGCAGCGTTGCAGAGGAACACTCGCCCTAGTACTCATGATGCAGCGCGTCCTGTTTATGGTCAAGAAACCGTAAGACCAATTCCATTGCGTCAATATCGTGCTG TCGGCGAGCGATCTCTGCGGACGGAAGAGTCAACAAGAAAGCGTAAAGCGCAACAGACGACTGAAG GTGACGAAGGACCTCcgccaaagaaaagaaaaatagcgtAA